A part of Onthophagus taurus isolate NC chromosome 7, IU_Otau_3.0, whole genome shotgun sequence genomic DNA contains:
- the LOC139430716 gene encoding histone H3 produces the protein MARTKQTARKSTGGKAPRKQLATKAARKSAPATGGVKKPHRYRPGTVALREIRRYQKSTELLIRKLPFQRLVREIAQDFKTDLRFQSSAVMALQEASEAYLVGLFEDTNLCAIHAKRVTIMPKDIQLARRIRGERA, from the coding sequence atggCTCGTACGAAACAAACTGCTCGAAAATCTACCGGAGGTAAAGCGCCACGTAAACAACTCGCAACTAAAGCGGCAAGGAAAAGCGCCCCCGCTACTGGTGGTGTCAAGAAACCGCATCGTTACAGACCTGGAACCGTAGCTCTTCGAGAAATTCGTCGTTACCAGAAAAGTACCGAACTTCTGATTAGAAAGTTGCCCTTCCAACGTTTGGTTAGAGAAATTGCCCAAGATTTCAAAACCGACTTGCGATTTCAAAGCAGCGCCGTTATGGCTTTGCAAGAGGCGAGCGAAGCTTACTTGGTCGGACTCTTCGAAGATACGAACTTGTGTGCAATTCATGCAAAACGAGTAACCATCATGCCGAAAGACATTCAGCTTGCTAGGCGCATTCGCGGCGAAAGAGCCTAA
- the LOC139430721 gene encoding histone H4, with the protein MTGRGKGGKGLGKGGAKRHRKVLRDNIQGITKPAIRRLARRGGVKRISGLIYEETRGVLKVFLENVIRDAVTYTEHAKRKTVTAMDVVYALKRQGRTLYGFGG; encoded by the coding sequence ATGACTGGTCGTGGAAAGGGAGGAAAAGGTCTTGGGAAAGGAGGCGCCAAACGTCATCGCAAAGTACTCCGTGACAACATCCAGGGCATCACCAAACCAGCCATCAGACGTCTTGCCCGTCGTGGCGGTGTAAAGCGTATCTCAGGATTAATTTACGAAGAAACTCGAGGAGTTTTAAAGGTTTTCCTTGAGAACGTTATTCGCGACGCTGTCACGTACACTGAACACGCAAAAAGGAAAACCGTCACTGCTATGGACGTCGTTTACGCCCTTAAGCGGCAAGGTCGTACTCTCTACGGTTTTGGGggttaa
- the LOC111413935 gene encoding histone H2A — protein MSGRGKGGKVKGKAKSRSSRAGLQFPVGRIHRLLRKGNYAERVGAGAPVYLAAVMEYLAAEVLELAGNAARDNKKTRIIPRHLQLAIRNDEELNKLLSGVTIAQGGVLPNIQAVLLPKKTEKKP, from the coding sequence ATGTCGGGTCGAGGAAAAGGTGGAAAAGTTAAAGGGAAAGCAAAGTCCAGATCCAGTCGTGCAGGATTACAATTTCCTGTTGGTCGTATTCATCGATTGTTGAGGAAGGGCAATTACGCGGAACGCGTAGGAGCTGGAGCTCCTGTATATTTAGCGGCCGTAATGGAGTATTTGGCAGCCGAAGTTCTCGAGTTGGCCGGTAACGCTGCGAGAGACAACAAAAAGACCCGTATCATCCCTAGACATTTACAACTGGCCATACGTAACGACGAAGAATTGAATAAATTACTATCGGGAGTGACGATTGCTCAAGGAGGTGTACTTCCGAACATTCAAGCTGTTTTGTTACCTAAGAAGACCGAGAAAAAaccttaa
- the LOC139430719 gene encoding histone H2B has translation MPPKTSGKAAKKAGKAQKNISKTDKKKKRKRKESYAIYIYKVLKQVHPDTGISSKAMSIMNSFVNDIFERIAAEASRLAHYNKRSTITSREIQTAVRLLLPGELAKHAVSEGTKAVTKYTSSK, from the coding sequence ATGCCACCGAAAACTAGTGGGAAAGCAGCCAAAAAGGCGGGTAAAGCGCAGAAAAATATATCGAAAACCGATAAGAAGAAGAAACGCAAGAGAAAGGAAAGCTACGCTATTTACATTTACAAGGTATTGAAACAAGTTCATCCCGATACAGGTATTTCGAGCAAAGCTATGAGTATAATGAACAGTTTTGTGAACGATATCTTCGAGAGGATAGCCGCTGAAGCATCCCGTTTGGCTCATTACAACAAAAGATCAACGATCACCAGTCGAGAAATCCAGACTGCCGTCAGACTTCTGTTACCTGGAGAATTGGCAAAGCACGCTGTAAGCGAAGGCACCAAGGCCGTTACTAAGTACACAAGTTCCAAATAA